In Dyadobacter subterraneus, a single genomic region encodes these proteins:
- a CDS encoding helix-turn-helix domain-containing protein has product MYKFFVFWLVSFMSKLSPIEQYVIDEVKRRRVQLGISQKELSFLLDVSEGYVGLVESAKTDDKYSLKRVNDLAVILQCSPKDLLPKDAFLE; this is encoded by the coding sequence ATGTATAAATTTTTTGTTTTCTGGCTTGTTTCGTTCATGAGTAAATTAAGCCCCATTGAGCAATATGTTATTGACGAAGTCAAAAGAAGACGCGTACAACTTGGTATTAGCCAAAAGGAGCTTTCCTTTCTTTTAGATGTTTCGGAAGGATATGTGGGCTTGGTTGAAAGCGCAAAAACTGATGACAAGTATAGTTTAAAAAGAGTCAATGACTTGGCAGTTATACTGCAGTGCTCACCAAAAGATCTTTTACCGAAAGATGCCTTTCTGGAGTGA
- a CDS encoding sigma-70 family RNA polymerase sigma factor: MGVRKSSVSSEETTKYLLLFREGKSKGMDYVYRNSFHNLTYFGKELLNDEFTVSCLLHECYLKAWNQRQRLESLPHIYRFIRLNLRWQILRHIEKSRHSIYGQTPLSDQMENTIGDFDDPIEEKESTEEDHKKLRMATESIKYLSAESQQIISLHFQKGLTYKQIGERLGKSSFQVSNQINKSVKQIKNMVHIASKSSEKNSALVNKAHEGILDSEQSIIYQLRKQQKLSFCDIAEKLGVSQLQVQQQYIQAHQLLRHQAKQKRANQFSHV; this comes from the coding sequence ATGGGAGTTCGAAAATCATCCGTCAGCAGTGAAGAGACAACCAAGTACCTGCTCCTTTTTCGGGAAGGAAAAAGTAAGGGAATGGACTATGTTTATCGTAATTCTTTTCACAACCTTACATATTTTGGCAAAGAGCTATTAAACGATGAGTTTACAGTCAGCTGCCTGTTGCACGAATGCTATCTTAAAGCCTGGAATCAAAGACAAAGATTGGAAAGCCTTCCCCACATTTACAGGTTTATACGGTTGAATCTTCGTTGGCAGATTCTCAGACACATCGAAAAATCTCGCCATAGCATATACGGACAAACGCCGCTTTCAGACCAAATGGAAAACACAATCGGTGATTTTGATGACCCCATAGAAGAAAAGGAATCTACGGAAGAAGATCACAAAAAACTCCGAATGGCTACGGAAAGTATCAAATACCTGTCTGCCGAATCGCAGCAGATTATTTCACTTCATTTTCAAAAAGGTCTTACCTATAAACAAATCGGCGAACGTCTTGGAAAAAGTAGTTTTCAGGTTTCTAACCAAATCAATAAAAGCGTCAAGCAAATCAAAAACATGGTCCATATTGCATCTAAAAGCAGCGAAAAAAATTCAGCCTTGGTAAATAAAGCGCACGAAGGAATTTTAGACAGTGAGCAGTCAATAATCTATCAATTGCGAAAGCAGCAGAAACTATCCTTTTGCGATATCGCAGAGAAACTCGGAGTATCACAGCTTCAAGTGCAGCAGCAGTATATCCAGGCGCATCAATTGCTACGACACCAGGCCAAACAGAAAAGAGCCAATCAATTTTCGCATGTTTAA
- a CDS encoding response regulator, translating to MLSRYKFILHNQQNLLDKARVKILFICILTFFIIRLSLLAIHLQTEAPAKPFFATQIFPVIWFICLSVFLFARSWKIAAHFFLIFLTLISWSSTLLVEEWINIVIAQYCFIVLSCGYYLLGPHKGFLYAWLTILPLVSKIILKNYFNYQLPGNNFTPNQFSFTILIVSNFLLLAYIHYSFFQTLLSIDQKKHALKSDLEQAMAQSRLQTAAKSNFLLTMSHQLRTPLNVVQGATSMLLTGVQLPEQKEAFKILDFSTTNLLATIDQIVDFTDLERGGIQLINKPFYPGELFNNIYQSFRPGADQKKLKFAFSSDLTITDIKLSGDAFRLGQILFHLLENAVKFTEIGQISLRLRAERRDSDSIRLSVSVSDTGIGISEQKLARVIDPFQLTPAESRRQSHGTLGLTIAYQLVRLHGQELIIESKEGYGTKVSFSLTYPLVEGDLPSQNSLVPAIRILAGFRILVVDDEPLNILVMRRLLERWGITVDSCFDGIQALEKVENFDYDLILMDINMPKMDGFEASKRIRKIPFPSKASIPILAVTASTEAITQGHQKTSDIDDYLMKPIKPDDLWQKIQTFLMQKNTWQN from the coding sequence ATGTTAAGTCGTTACAAGTTTATTCTACATAATCAACAAAACCTTTTAGACAAGGCACGAGTGAAGATATTATTCATTTGTATCCTAACTTTTTTTATTATACGTCTTTCGTTGCTGGCTATCCATCTGCAAACAGAAGCTCCGGCTAAACCGTTTTTTGCTACTCAAATTTTTCCAGTTATTTGGTTTATTTGTCTTAGTGTTTTTTTATTTGCCAGATCCTGGAAAATCGCAGCACATTTCTTTTTGATTTTTTTGACGCTTATCAGTTGGTCGAGCACCTTACTTGTTGAAGAATGGATCAATATTGTGATTGCCCAATACTGTTTTATTGTGCTTTCCTGTGGATACTATTTACTGGGTCCTCATAAGGGCTTTCTGTATGCCTGGTTGACAATACTCCCTTTGGTGAGCAAGATCATCCTAAAAAACTATTTCAATTATCAGTTGCCAGGAAACAACTTTACACCTAATCAATTCTCTTTTACAATTTTAATTGTCAGTAATTTTTTACTACTGGCCTACATCCACTATTCTTTCTTCCAGACGCTTTTGAGCATTGATCAAAAGAAACACGCGCTCAAAAGCGATCTTGAGCAGGCTATGGCCCAATCACGCCTGCAAACAGCAGCCAAAAGTAACTTCCTGTTAACCATGTCACACCAGTTACGAACGCCTTTGAATGTAGTACAGGGTGCAACAAGCATGCTTCTTACCGGTGTTCAATTACCAGAACAGAAAGAGGCTTTCAAAATACTTGATTTCTCCACAACTAACCTTTTGGCAACTATTGATCAAATCGTTGATTTTACAGATCTGGAAAGAGGTGGTATTCAGCTCATAAACAAGCCCTTTTACCCAGGCGAGCTGTTCAATAATATTTATCAATCTTTTCGGCCTGGCGCGGACCAGAAAAAACTGAAATTTGCTTTCAGTTCTGATCTGACAATAACGGACATCAAGCTAAGTGGTGACGCATTCCGGCTGGGACAGATCCTTTTTCACCTCCTTGAAAATGCTGTTAAATTTACCGAGATCGGTCAGATCTCACTAAGGTTGCGTGCTGAAAGGAGGGATTCAGATTCGATCCGGTTGTCAGTAAGTGTTAGTGACACGGGGATCGGAATATCAGAGCAAAAATTGGCGAGGGTGATTGACCCTTTTCAGCTAACACCCGCAGAGAGCAGGCGACAAAGTCATGGAACATTAGGCTTAACGATCGCTTATCAGCTTGTTCGCTTACATGGACAGGAATTGATTATCGAAAGTAAGGAGGGATATGGCACGAAGGTCAGTTTTAGTCTCACTTATCCTCTTGTTGAAGGGGATTTGCCGTCGCAAAATTCTCTAGTCCCCGCTATTCGGATATTAGCAGGCTTCCGCATCCTTGTTGTCGATGACGAACCCCTAAATATCTTGGTCATGAGAAGATTGCTGGAGCGCTGGGGAATCACAGTAGATTCCTGTTTCGATGGAATTCAGGCGCTTGAAAAAGTTGAGAATTTTGACTATGATCTCATACTGATGGATATTAATATGCCCAAAATGGACGGTTTTGAAGCTTCCAAACGGATACGAAAGATTCCCTTCCCTTCAAAGGCATCGATCCCCATTTTAGCAGTTACTGCCTCGACTGAGGCAATAACTCAAGGCCATCAGAAAACTTCTGATATAGATGATTACCTGATGAAGCCTATTAAACCAGATGATTTGTGGCAAAAGATACAAACCTTTCTGATGCAAAAAAACACTTGGCAAAATTGA
- a CDS encoding response regulator, which translates to MSTDKKEIYIVEDSADYRQLLRMIFTKSLPDYPLRFFQGGSELYQFMILQSSETYTGRIPGLIIMDLNLPIISGTDMITLVRQTPPNKNTNWNGIPIIILSNITAQEQVNKCYQVGADSYFVKPADAQELQALLKTICHYWIDHNVLATP; encoded by the coding sequence ATGAGTACTGATAAAAAAGAGATTTACATTGTTGAAGATTCGGCTGACTACCGTCAGCTTCTCCGGATGATTTTCACAAAATCTTTACCGGATTATCCGCTTCGTTTTTTCCAGGGGGGAAGCGAGCTTTATCAATTCATGATTCTGCAGTCCTCTGAAACCTACACCGGAAGAATTCCTGGTTTGATAATTATGGACCTGAATCTGCCCATCATCAGCGGCACGGACATGATTACGCTGGTAAGGCAAACACCACCTAATAAGAATACCAACTGGAATGGTATACCCATCATTATTCTAAGCAACATTACTGCTCAGGAGCAAGTCAACAAATGTTATCAGGTCGGTGCCGACTCCTACTTTGTAAAACCGGCTGATGCTCAGGAACTGCAAGCGCTTCTAAAAACGATCTGTCATTACTGGATCGATCACAATGTGCTGGCTACCCCCTGA
- a CDS encoding DUF4833 domain-containing protein: MKELKMKNLLFIFLMAGWTSTYAQQGYPVPAPDEKRLFYIQHSDNHNTFVYNANLKNGVIDTEEPVDIYKIAYTEGGQKVPLSAIQKALAFGIKTTPVSANFYEMELAASKKVKFYLMLDKNGKPKTYTTVNGKKMFLDRIFLKLKEGSTGMGINLDYALFIGKDFSTGQSLTEKSVEW; this comes from the coding sequence ATGAAAGAACTAAAAATGAAAAACCTTCTCTTTATCTTTTTAATGGCTGGCTGGACCAGCACCTATGCGCAGCAGGGCTATCCCGTGCCGGCTCCAGATGAAAAACGTCTTTTTTATATCCAGCATAGCGACAATCATAACACGTTTGTATACAACGCCAACCTGAAAAATGGGGTGATTGATACTGAGGAACCTGTAGATATTTATAAGATTGCCTACACGGAGGGCGGTCAAAAGGTGCCGCTGTCGGCTATACAAAAGGCTCTTGCATTTGGCATTAAAACAACACCGGTATCAGCTAACTTTTATGAAATGGAACTGGCCGCTTCAAAGAAAGTCAAATTTTATCTGATGCTCGATAAAAACGGGAAACCAAAGACCTATACCACCGTCAACGGTAAAAAAATGTTTTTGGACAGAATCTTTTTGAAGCTAAAAGAAGGTTCAACAGGCATGGGAATCAACCTGGATTATGCCCTTTTTATAGGCAAGGATTTTAGCACAGGACAGAGCCTGACTGAGAAGTCGGTAGAATGGTGA
- a CDS encoding NmrA/HSCARG family protein encodes MVSNVDGNDKVAQKDKPLITIVGVLGKQGLSVAHSLLESGLYRVRGITRRIDSSQATELARLGVELVSIPLDLGYKKDFVRAFSGSYGAFLMTPGIAPPMTHEQALGIELADAALEAGVQHVVFSSLEHVDKITAGKKFAPHFTDKARVEEYIRGLPMTSSFIYMAFFFTNFAEFYTPDLRGDTLEFPIYLPEDFKAPFVDPVTATGPAVLEILSDPAQYSGKSMPVIGDIISPREMVEVFMRVTKRKAVYSSAFERKNFLRHFPDYAANKALVDEILGMAAYAVEYGYFRNDRDLMWSRRINPGTLSWEQFLRSTGWQGQRQVL; translated from the coding sequence ATGGTATCTAATGTAGATGGGAATGATAAGGTGGCACAAAAAGATAAACCACTGATCACGATCGTGGGTGTTTTAGGAAAACAGGGGCTGAGTGTTGCCCACTCGCTTTTAGAGAGCGGACTTTACCGTGTACGCGGCATCACCCGCCGCATTGATTCATCTCAGGCAACTGAATTGGCGCGTCTGGGTGTGGAATTGGTCAGCATACCGCTTGATCTGGGCTATAAAAAAGATTTTGTCCGGGCGTTCAGCGGCTCATACGGGGCCTTTTTGATGACACCGGGCATTGCACCCCCGATGACCCATGAACAGGCGCTAGGCATCGAACTGGCTGATGCGGCGCTTGAAGCGGGCGTACAGCACGTGGTTTTCAGTAGTTTGGAACATGTGGATAAAATTACAGCAGGGAAAAAGTTTGCCCCTCATTTTACAGACAAGGCCAGGGTGGAAGAGTATATCCGCGGGCTGCCGATGACAAGCTCATTTATTTACATGGCCTTTTTCTTCACTAATTTTGCCGAGTTTTACACGCCTGACTTAAGAGGAGACACACTTGAATTTCCCATTTATTTGCCAGAAGATTTTAAGGCGCCCTTTGTTGATCCTGTGACCGCGACAGGGCCGGCTGTCTTAGAAATTTTGTCAGACCCGGCGCAGTATTCGGGAAAGTCAATGCCAGTGATTGGCGATATAATATCGCCGCGGGAAATGGTCGAGGTTTTCATGCGCGTGACAAAAAGAAAAGCAGTTTACAGTTCAGCGTTCGAAAGAAAGAATTTTCTTAGGCATTTTCCGGATTATGCAGCCAACAAGGCTTTGGTGGATGAGATTTTAGGTATGGCAGCCTACGCGGTTGAGTATGGCTATTTTAGAAACGACCGGGATCTTATGTGGAGCCGCCGGATCAACCCGGGCACTCTAAGCTGGGAACAGTTTCTGAGGTCCACAGGCTGGCAAGGGCAAAGACAAGTTCTCTGA
- a CDS encoding winged helix-turn-helix transcriptional regulator codes for MKTECIGELIKMNGKIYPCSVSLAMDLIGGKWKTVILYHLKEGPKRYSELLKEMQTVTEMTLSLQLKQLEKDGLVSRKVYGKKPPIRVVYSLTDFGKTFIPTLEAITAWGNQISSQKAEFITANSVNSGV; via the coding sequence GTGAAAACTGAATGCATTGGTGAGCTTATAAAAATGAACGGAAAAATATATCCATGTTCCGTAAGTCTGGCCATGGATCTGATCGGTGGAAAGTGGAAAACGGTAATTTTGTATCATTTGAAAGAAGGACCCAAAAGATACAGTGAGCTTTTAAAAGAAATGCAGACAGTAACAGAAATGACTTTGAGCCTGCAGCTGAAACAACTCGAAAAAGACGGCCTGGTTTCAAGAAAGGTATATGGCAAAAAGCCGCCTATCAGGGTAGTTTACAGTTTAACGGATTTTGGCAAAACCTTTATTCCCACCCTGGAAGCCATCACAGCCTGGGGAAATCAGATCAGCAGCCAGAAGGCTGAATTTATCACTGCAAATTCGGTTAACAGCGGGGTTTAA
- a CDS encoding AAA family ATPase: protein MESRPYLREIQLMRQAVSSYDQYPFDIPAIRSLSSLQFHPDVTFIVGENGSGKSTLIEAIALASGFSLEGGPKSIQEVTHHNASGLFGYLKLIRSYKSPKDYFFLRAESFYNVATYMEINATEYLESYGGSLHGKSHGEAFFAVLTHKLKGDGLYIFDEPEAALSPSRQMSALAAIDQLVQKRSQLIIATHSPILLAYPNAVIYQLDEDGIKQIAYEDTVQYQITKGFLNDHKRMMDLLLGRAH, encoded by the coding sequence ATGGAAAGCAGGCCCTACCTAAGAGAGATTCAATTAATGCGTCAAGCGGTTTCTTCCTATGACCAGTATCCTTTTGACATACCTGCGATACGGAGCCTTTCCTCTTTACAGTTTCATCCCGATGTGACTTTCATCGTTGGTGAAAACGGATCTGGCAAGTCCACCCTGATTGAGGCCATTGCCCTGGCCTCAGGTTTTAGCCTTGAAGGGGGACCTAAAAGCATCCAGGAAGTAACACACCATAACGCCTCTGGGCTGTTTGGGTATTTGAAACTGATTCGAAGTTATAAGTCGCCGAAAGATTATTTCTTTCTTCGGGCAGAAAGCTTTTATAACGTTGCCACATACATGGAGATTAATGCCACGGAATATCTCGAAAGTTATGGCGGTTCACTGCACGGCAAATCACACGGCGAGGCTTTCTTTGCTGTTCTTACCCATAAATTGAAAGGTGATGGGCTCTATATTTTTGATGAACCCGAAGCCGCCTTATCCCCCAGCCGCCAAATGAGCGCACTGGCCGCGATTGATCAGCTCGTGCAAAAACGGTCTCAGCTGATCATCGCCACACACTCACCGATACTGCTGGCCTACCCCAATGCTGTAATTTACCAGTTGGACGAAGACGGAATTAAACAAATCGCTTATGAGGATACAGTCCAGTACCAGATTACCAAGGGATTTCTAAACGACCACAAACGTATGATGGACCTGCTTCTGGGAAGAGCCCACTGA
- a CDS encoding TonB-dependent receptor — MQRFITGLIVTIAMLLCSPDSNAQGNEASIIGKVSEVNAGPIPGATVLVRNESTGFQAGTVTDVNGDYIIKQLPLGSPYSVTVSFVGFGEQKKTGYSLNQGDQLRLNFALENSATELQAVDIKANSLKNTIVTLGASTQITAKDLTKLPVNGRNFTTLIELSPLSNGNSLGGQLGSSTNYTIDGMSSRSTIAGGETGGAYAISMEAIREFKVVTNEYDVTLGRAGGGTISTVTKSGTNKLTGSVFNFMRADWLSSPYDLRGNKRKQDFSTNQFGMSLGGALKKDKAHFFVAWDHQADKRPLLIANLQSDGDVAANRVTQQTLDNFLNIARTKYGVSNNPQFGSFPKKKGTDAIFARIDWQLNAKNLLTVRNNFIKEMDRLSEGDNTAINAYESYIDRKRFNNSIMASLRTIVSPKITNELKLQHFYQDEAVIPSAELPSASIPRAIVENVASTAGTNNYNTSIQIGGQRFSPEWFKGQTYQAVNNLYFNTGKINFTFGIDIMFNRMKSVYGSEMNGRFYFTGLENFNNQTPYRYAREINLRSDPSSIVNSLATGLYAQMDTKLARGLEMMAGIRLDNTQYLNKANFSQVVYDELNLRTDNKINTTQLQPRVQFTWDVNEQSKDIVRFGAGIFGSQLNPYSMINNMLFDGTKVASVELQGSLVPKPNFPGYRADPSTAPGADLFNIPGVERLLTINMNNVDAKIPVLYKTNLSYNHFFSDRLRVGVSGYASWARNNYMYVDRNMVEDPFFRIAAEANRGVFVPASSINAANGATNWLNGRKTKNVGRVLELTSQGRKNQYAVVIDGTYRYFKDGQITASYTWNDSKDNTSYNGNVANTATLDLMVADDPRNLSQMAYANNQFKNKIVFYGTAPSIYGVTIGLRYSGIGGTRYSMAVNGNMNGDFVSSNDLAYIYDPNSASTPDYIKKGLQAILDNPDAEQSIKDYINRDKGKMAERNGGINGFYGVFDLRLAKRFKLFGDHGLEASVDIFNVTNLLNKDWGVGKNLGKQNLYSIKSFDKTTNQFVYNMSAGTGVSTLNGNPYQIQLGLRYGF, encoded by the coding sequence ATGCAACGATTTATTACAGGACTTATTGTGACCATTGCAATGCTGCTCTGTTCGCCGGACTCTAACGCCCAGGGCAATGAAGCATCCATCATTGGAAAAGTATCAGAAGTAAATGCAGGCCCCATACCGGGCGCGACCGTTTTGGTCCGAAATGAATCGACCGGTTTTCAGGCCGGTACCGTTACCGATGTAAATGGTGACTACATTATCAAACAGCTTCCTTTGGGTTCTCCCTACTCTGTTACTGTTTCGTTTGTTGGTTTTGGAGAGCAAAAGAAAACGGGGTACTCACTAAACCAGGGCGATCAGCTCAGGCTAAATTTTGCTTTGGAAAACAGTGCGACAGAATTGCAGGCTGTTGACATCAAGGCTAATTCACTGAAAAACACAATCGTAACGCTGGGCGCTTCCACACAGATCACCGCAAAGGATCTTACCAAATTGCCGGTGAACGGACGGAATTTTACCACGCTCATTGAGCTTTCGCCACTGAGCAACGGTAACAGCCTTGGAGGGCAGTTGGGATCTTCTACCAACTACACCATCGATGGTATGAGCTCAAGAAGCACTATTGCCGGTGGTGAAACCGGAGGTGCCTACGCAATTTCCATGGAGGCAATCCGTGAGTTCAAGGTAGTAACCAATGAATACGATGTTACACTCGGTCGTGCAGGCGGTGGAACCATCAGCACCGTGACCAAATCAGGAACAAACAAACTGACAGGAAGCGTATTCAACTTTATGCGTGCGGACTGGCTTTCGAGTCCATATGATTTGAGAGGAAATAAAAGAAAACAGGATTTTTCTACGAATCAGTTCGGCATGTCGCTGGGTGGCGCGCTGAAAAAAGACAAAGCGCACTTTTTTGTAGCCTGGGATCACCAGGCTGATAAGCGTCCTTTGTTAATTGCAAACCTGCAATCAGACGGAGATGTTGCGGCTAACCGTGTTACACAGCAGACGCTGGATAACTTCCTGAATATTGCAAGAACAAAATACGGTGTGTCCAACAACCCGCAGTTCGGTTCGTTTCCCAAGAAAAAAGGAACAGATGCTATTTTCGCTAGAATTGACTGGCAGCTGAATGCTAAAAACCTTTTGACGGTCCGCAATAACTTTATTAAAGAAATGGACAGACTCTCAGAAGGCGACAACACGGCCATTAACGCCTACGAATCTTATATCGACCGTAAGCGTTTCAATAACAGCATTATGGCCTCACTTCGTACGATTGTGAGTCCAAAAATCACCAACGAGTTAAAATTGCAGCATTTCTATCAGGATGAAGCGGTTATCCCAAGCGCGGAGTTGCCTTCGGCCAGCATTCCACGCGCGATTGTTGAAAACGTAGCATCTACTGCCGGAACAAATAACTACAACACTTCCATCCAGATCGGTGGTCAGCGTTTCTCGCCTGAATGGTTCAAGGGGCAAACTTATCAGGCCGTCAACAACCTATACTTCAACACCGGAAAAATCAACTTCACTTTCGGTATTGACATCATGTTTAACCGCATGAAGTCGGTTTACGGTAGTGAAATGAACGGACGTTTCTACTTCACAGGTTTGGAAAACTTCAATAACCAGACGCCTTACCGTTATGCAAGAGAGATCAATCTTCGTTCTGATCCAAGCTCGATTGTGAACTCTTTGGCAACGGGTCTTTATGCCCAAATGGATACCAAACTGGCGCGCGGTCTTGAAATGATGGCCGGAATACGTCTGGACAATACGCAGTATCTGAATAAAGCGAATTTCAGCCAGGTGGTCTATGACGAGCTAAACCTTCGCACGGATAACAAGATTAATACCACGCAGCTGCAGCCGCGGGTACAGTTTACCTGGGACGTAAATGAGCAAAGCAAAGATATCGTCCGTTTCGGTGCAGGTATTTTTGGCTCACAACTAAACCCGTACTCGATGATCAACAACATGCTTTTTGATGGAACCAAAGTTGCCTCGGTAGAATTACAGGGCAGTCTGGTGCCAAAACCAAACTTTCCGGGCTACCGCGCAGATCCTTCGACGGCTCCCGGCGCTGATTTGTTCAACATCCCTGGCGTAGAGCGTCTTTTGACAATCAACATGAACAATGTGGATGCCAAGATTCCTGTTCTTTACAAGACGAACCTTTCATATAACCACTTCTTTAGCGACCGTCTGCGTGTAGGTGTGAGCGGTTATGCTTCATGGGCACGTAACAACTATATGTACGTAGACCGCAATATGGTTGAAGATCCGTTTTTCCGCATCGCAGCCGAAGCGAATCGTGGCGTTTTTGTACCTGCTTCATCAATCAATGCGGCCAATGGCGCAACCAACTGGCTGAACGGCCGTAAAACGAAAAATGTGGGCCGGGTTCTTGAACTGACAAGTCAGGGTAGGAAAAATCAGTATGCAGTCGTGATAGACGGAACATACCGTTATTTCAAAGACGGACAAATCACGGCGTCATACACATGGAACGATTCGAAAGACAATACTTCTTACAACGGAAACGTAGCCAATACTGCAACACTTGATCTGATGGTGGCAGATGATCCGCGCAATTTGAGTCAGATGGCTTATGCCAACAACCAGTTCAAAAACAAGATCGTTTTCTATGGTACGGCGCCGAGCATCTATGGTGTGACCATTGGTCTTCGCTACTCAGGAATCGGAGGGACACGCTATTCTATGGCTGTGAACGGAAACATGAACGGTGACTTTGTATCCTCAAATGACCTGGCTTACATTTATGACCCCAATAGCGCTTCTACACCTGATTATATCAAAAAAGGACTTCAGGCTATTTTGGACAATCCGGATGCTGAGCAAAGTATCAAGGATTACATCAATCGCGATAAAGGCAAAATGGCGGAACGTAATGGCGGTATCAATGGATTCTACGGCGTATTTGACCTTCGTCTCGCAAAACGTTTTAAACTGTTTGGCGATCACGGTCTGGAAGCTTCGGTTGATATTTTCAATGTTACTAACCTTTTGAACAAAGATTGGGGCGTTGGTAAGAATTTGGGTAAACAAAATCTTTACTCGATCAAAAGCTTCGATAAGACTACAAACCAATTTGTATACAATATGAGCGCCGGAACTGGTGTATCGACGCTAAATGGAAACCCGTACCAGATTCAGCTTGGTTTAAGATACGGCTTTTAA
- a CDS encoding alkaline phosphatase family protein: MKKIFASLGFFALSFSGFAQDSHVILISIDGLRPEFYKDANWSMVNLRQGMQSGAYSDGVTGVFPTVTYPSHTTIITGVKPIKHGVYYNTPSEPLEVTGKWIWDYNTIKVPTIFSAAKEKGLKTASVFWPVSLGSPATYNIPEFWYLPETKGAKRSMGKALSENSFPKGLYEEVQQNATGKLEEIDFDSDYLSIDENMSRISGYLIRQYKPSFLAVHLVAVDHFEHEQGRDGALVRAALSSVDRGIKSIIEATEKAGIKEKTTFIITGDHGFVDIHTAIAPNILLAKAGLYDPNNKAGWKAYFHSSGGSAFLHLKDKNDTKTLEKVKQVLDQLPANQKSLFTVKDRSALDAVGSDPNASLAIAPVQGITISGAATGDFMRAASGGTHGFFPDFKEIQTGFVAFGNGIKQGAVVPQMSLQDIAPLVAKLLKLDMPSAEGVLYPGLLIKE; the protein is encoded by the coding sequence ATGAAAAAAATATTTGCCTCATTAGGTTTTTTTGCTCTCTCCTTTTCCGGCTTTGCCCAGGATTCCCACGTGATCCTGATCAGTATTGACGGATTAAGACCTGAATTTTATAAAGATGCAAACTGGTCAATGGTAAACCTTCGTCAGGGTATGCAGTCAGGCGCTTATTCAGACGGCGTTACAGGGGTTTTTCCTACTGTGACCTACCCATCGCACACGACCATCATCACCGGTGTAAAACCGATCAAGCATGGAGTCTATTATAACACGCCGTCCGAACCGCTAGAAGTAACCGGGAAATGGATATGGGATTACAACACCATCAAAGTGCCAACGATCTTCAGCGCCGCCAAAGAAAAAGGGCTCAAAACAGCCTCGGTGTTCTGGCCGGTATCTTTGGGCAGTCCCGCCACTTATAACATCCCTGAGTTTTGGTATTTGCCTGAAACAAAAGGAGCAAAACGAAGCATGGGCAAAGCGCTTTCAGAAAACTCATTTCCCAAGGGTTTGTATGAAGAAGTCCAGCAGAACGCAACCGGCAAACTTGAAGAAATTGACTTTGACAGTGATTATCTGAGCATCGATGAGAATATGTCGCGCATCAGCGGCTATCTAATCCGCCAATACAAACCATCTTTTTTGGCTGTCCACCTGGTGGCGGTGGATCACTTTGAACATGAACAGGGACGTGATGGAGCGCTGGTAAGAGCTGCGCTTTCCAGTGTCGACAGAGGTATTAAATCAATCATTGAGGCGACTGAAAAAGCGGGTATTAAAGAGAAAACAACATTTATCATTACAGGGGACCACGGGTTTGTTGACATTCACACAGCCATCGCCCCAAATATCCTTCTTGCCAAGGCCGGACTTTACGACCCGAACAATAAAGCAGGATGGAAAGCCTATTTCCACAGCTCGGGCGGATCGGCATTTCTGCATTTAAAGGATAAGAACGATACAAAAACACTGGAAAAAGTAAAGCAGGTTTTAGATCAGTTGCCTGCAAATCAAAAAAGCCTTTTTACAGTAAAAGACCGTTCGGCCCTGGACGCGGTAGGCTCTGATCCGAACGCATCGCTTGCCATTGCCCCGGTCCAGGGAATTACCATTAGTGGCGCCGCTACCGGTGATTTCATGCGCGCAGCATCCGGAGGAACACACGGCTTTTTTCCTGATTTCAAGGAAATACAAACCGGTTTTGTAGCATTTGGAAATGGAATCAAACAAGGCGCGGTAGTTCCGCAGATGAGTTTGCAAGACATTGCCCCACTTGTGGCAAAGCTTTTAAAACTGGATATGCCTTCGGCCGAAGGAGTACTGTATCCCGGACTACTCATTAAGGAGTAA